Below is a window of Oreochromis aureus strain Israel breed Guangdong linkage group 4, ZZ_aureus, whole genome shotgun sequence DNA.
AGGTCCTTTAGTTATTTGTCATGCCTCACTACCTGTTTGCCACCCTGCCActtctgtaaataaactctcactcatatcatcagtcggctgcttgcattttgggtcctcctttcctcaacacgactgctgccccagccgtgacagtacGAGCCGACCAAACATGGACCCACCAGCATCCGCACCCTCCCAGGAGTTTCGGGAGGAAGTAATTGACTCTGTTTCGAGGTTGATTAATCTCTGGCTCGAACGTGAGGGAGAGGAATTTCACCGCGCTGTAGAAGCCAGGCTACAGCAATTACTCTCTGCTCACCCCTGGCTACTGGACTCTCTTCATCCGCTCGCACAGGACTTCATTCTGAACGAGCTTCACCTTCACCCTTCAACCGTTACCGCTTCCCAACCCAGCCCGGCGGCGAATGTTTTGCTCTGCCCGCCGGGGAATCTGCGGCCCGGCCGCCGGATGTGGAATTACCCAGCCGGTCGGTGCTATCCCCAAGAAGGAAGCGACGTTCACGCCACCGACGCCCATCGCCACAGCCGGACCCCGAGACTTCTGAGttgccggctgtggtgagtaaaAGAGACAATAATTACGAGTTTTCCAATTTAAGGACTGTTTATTCTGGGGCCGTTTTCTGTGCAGCCAGTGAGGACTATGGTGTTTTCCCTGGCTCGCCTGCAACTGGCGTttataagaatgtgtttccTGAGaccttagctgcccagcctccaggagctcacttagctgcccagcctccaggagctcacttagctgcccagcctctaggagctcacttagctgcccagcctctagGAGCTCACTTGGCTGCCCAGCCTCTAGGAGCTCAGTTGGCTGCCTAGCCTCTAGGAGCTCAGTTGGCTGCCCAGCCTCTAGGAGCTCAGTTGGCTGCCTAGCCTCTAGGAGCTCAGTTGGCTGCCCAGCCTCTAGGAGCTCAGTTGGCTGCCCAGCCTCTAGGAGTtcagttagctgcccagcctctaggagctcagttagctgcccagcctctagGAGCTCAGTTAGCCGCACGGCAGCCACAAGCTCAGTTAGCCGCTCAGTCGTCACCTCCATCACATTCTGCCTCACAACCCATAGCTCTGTCACTACCACAGCCAGACTTACTGCAAACTATGTTAGAATCCATAGCCCAGTCAATAGCTCAGTTGGTAAAAGAATCATCTGCCTTACCATCAGCTCAGTCTCCAACTTCACCACCATTGTCGTCCCAACCATTATTTCAGTCACCCTCAGTCCAGCCTCCTCTTCAGCAGCCACTAGCCCTGCGTCCTGTGTCTGTTGCTCCACCTGTACAACAATGCAAGTCATTTCAACCCGAAAAGAACTGTTTTTCGTCTGTTCATTCTAAGCAGAGAGACAAACCACACAATATTGTAATCAGTCCTCTAAAGCTGGTCATTTCAGAGACTGTGACGCACttcagggcctccccagaggctgagttTCAGCCCTCAGCCCACTCTGGACCCCTGAAGGCTAAGACTCCAGCTGAGGACTGCACCCAGCTGTCGCTGCCTGAGCAGGGTCAGTGCTCCGCGCAGCTGCAGTCAGCCATGTGTTGTTCCAGAGGCCCACGAGCCTGCTGGTTCAGCCCTATGTGTGCCAGGGGCCCCTGTGCCCGCTGGTTCTGTGACCatgtccgctgggggttctggagagcccggccagcccattctagtctccgctgggggttctggagagcccggccagcccattctagtctccgctgggggttctggtgagcccggccagcccattctagtctccgctgggggttctggagagcccggccagcccattctagtctccgctgggggttctggagagcccggccagcccGTCCTCatgtccgctgggggttctggagagcccggccagcccaatctcgtctccgctggagggtccgagggaccgctccggcctcctgtctccgctggagggcccgaggagcccgtccagcctccttcctcgtctgctggggggcccgaggagcccgtccagctgCCAGCTgttccagcagcagcttcatccacgctgccagctgcagcctccgcgccttcatcctcaccagctgcagcctccgcgccttcatcctcgccagctgcagcctccgcgccttcagcctcgccagctgcagcctccgcgccttcagcctcgccgcctggtccggcctcagcatctgttcctgcctcgccgcctggtccggcctcagcatctgttcctgcctcgccgcctggtccggcctcagcatctgttcctgcctcgccgcctggtccggcttcagcatctgttcctgcctcgcctggtccagcttcggCTGCAGCCTCCGAGTCAGCCTCAGCCTCGTCAACACTGCCGTCAGAGCCAGCTCGCCCTGTGCCACCTCATCCTTGTtggccgctttccaggcctctaAGCTGGCATCATGGCCGTCGAGGGCGGCCTCCTGAAAGAACTCGCTGCCACCGCTGGCTTCGCGGCCAACCTccggacctgctctgccaccgcCGTTGacgtgtgcacggtcggccacctgaactgtttgcccgtcgccgccgttgccgtgtgcacggttggccccctgaactgtttgcccgttgccgtgtgcacggacggccccctgaactgttccACTTCGCCACCGCTGCCTTCCGCGCGGTCGGCTTTTGGATTCGTGTCGCCaacgtggccggcctccggaggTGAACTGTTTCAGACTCCTGAGTTGTCAGCCTCcgggccggcctcctgaactgtgtTTTGGGACCCTGTTCGAGGACTccagtgtgtgtatgttgtgTTTTGGACAATCCATTCAGTTCGctggagtttgtttttgtttggttttggtcCCTCCTTCCTGGaccccccgccgcccgccctgggttggtcgtctgtttttgttttgggctgtctggagccagccGTTGGAGGGGGCGtgctgtcatgatcctgggtcattttgacccagcgttttgtgtttccttggaGTTCACTTTGTGCcttgtgtttattctgattttgtagtAGTTTAGGGTTGAATCTGGAGCTCAGTGTTTTATCAGCCCTACCTGTGTCTGTCCTCGGTGCTCTGTCATGTCCTCGtattgtaaaacagtctgtatgtttcctgttttactttgaaggctcgtgttctggatttccttttctgttctgaaggtctgtgtctgttaTCGTGTTCAGCTTGTATCCTCAGGTCGTCGTGTGTATTAGGATCAGCTGTTCTCCCCTCCTGTGTGTGATTACCCGATTACCTgatgtgtgtatatttagtggGTGTCGGTCTGTGCTCGTTGTCGGCTCGTCTGCGTTTGTCTGTGTATCTCTGCATTTCTCTGCGTTAGTCCGCGTTCATCTCTGCCCCGCAGCCCTTTTGTATACTCTCaggtttgttatttagtttATCCCAGTTTAGGTCCTTTAGTTATTTGTCATGCCTCACTACCTGTTTGCCACCCTGCCActtctgtaaataaactctcactcatatcatcagtcggctgcttgcattttgggtcctcctttcctcaacacgactgctgccccagccgtgacacctttttgttaaaaaaaatttttattgGTGAAATACAGCCaaataaaccaaaaccaaaacgtTTCGAGTCCAATTAAAATGAACCATCTGCAGTATTTGTGTACactggtaaaaaaacaaacatttaaagtgtttttcttaaatatttagGTTGTAAATGCAACAACTCAACATGATTTGGAGAAAGCAGTCAGCTGCTGCGACTCATGGCGATATCAAGTTGAAGGTCTTCCACTCACAGTCACCATGGCCAATAAAGATCTGTTTGTGAAAAATGCAGCTCTATACCTTGCAGTCCTGCAACGGCAAAGCTGTTTCGATCAACTAACTGATGGCTTGTCCTACTATGGAGTgagatttatattttttctgtatCAATTGGTCATTATTTTATAATAAACATTTAGAGTGAGCTACTTTTGTATTTAAAACTGGAATTTAACCATTATTTAAACTTTTCTGTCTAGATTTTATCACTCCTGAGAGAGAACCCCAGTTTGCGTGTTCTGCTTGACCTATCGGGGGAGGACAAAGATCTGACAGCCAGTTTAATTGCTGGGGTTCTCAGGCCAAGCTATTCTGTCCTTGGGAGCAACAGAAGAGTTAGAGAGGAGCTGATGGTGGTCAAATTTCGGGAATTTCTCCAGTGTGTCGAAAGTAAGCAGAAATTCACATATAATGTAGTCTGGCCATGAAACAATTCAGGACGCTAAAGTAAAActtaatttgtctttttatgtcacatgcacacacaaaacaggAATAAAGATGTATGAAAGCTTACAACTGACAAGCAAAGCAAAGACAGAACCTCTGTATTTTTATAAATACATTAGTCATCATTTAGTTGTTAGCTCAAGCTTTAACTATTTTAGTGTCCCCAGGTTAACgggggtttttctttgtttttagatAAAGAGCTGAGAGACGCACTTGGAGAAAGGACTCTTACCAAGGATGAAGAGGCATTTGTGAAGGCTTTGAGGCCTGGTCACATCTTGGCTTTTGCCACCGGGAGCAGCAAGGTTCCAGCCATAGGTTTTCAACCAGCTCCTAAAATAACATTCATTCACGATGAAAGCAAACATCTCCCGattgcacacacatgtgcaaatgAGCTTCAGCTTTTTGTGAATGAAACAACAATGGCTGATGATGATGCTTTTCATTACTACTTCTTAGTAGCACTCATGAATGGAGCTTTATTCAGCACCATCTAAACATGTTccaaaaaagtgaaattaaaatggtGGGTTTGTTAACTCTAATCCTGTTCGTTAATTGTAGTTCCAAGTAACTTTGCTTCATACAAGATAGTTGAAATAAATTCTGACTCCATTTAATgttgaaatgtaataattttcaaAGTTTCAATAGATTTATAAAAATGCTAACTCTGTATTTTCAACAACAAATCAATAAAGTCACTGGTGTAATAcaattaataattttattaagctttttctttttttaaacaaggacATTTCAAAACAGTTTATGCACAGAGTATACTAAACATGCTTTGTAGAACAAGCCAGGATTACTTAGACATCTAACAGCAACATTTATTAAGACTATTGcaactttaaaatgattagcaCAATACTGTAGATAATCTTGTGAATTGATTTAAAGACTGACTGTTCCATGTTGATAATTTTCACTGTTATACTGTATTACACTGTTACAGTGTGAATTTGATGGCTTTACTGCAATCTGAATAACTGTTTTTACCCATAAACCAAATGTAGTCGTAGCCTTCTGAATAGCCTATGAGTCACTATCAGTCATTAACTTTGAGTCCTTATGTGGCAGGAGGTATCACTGCTAGAGGGGAGGGGGCTTCTGCAGTagtacaaaaaacacatttgctgTACAGCATTTAAGAATACTAAGTGTCATCACTCTTTGGAACATCACTGGTATCCTGTGGTTGAGGTCACACATTTACAAGTTTGTTaaaaatatactgctgtgttCGTTGAAACAATGTTTTACCATTATTGTTGTCTTCTTCAAAAGGGTGAATGCTTGTATATAGCTCTTGCAAATCGCTGTCATTTAATGGGACAAACCTACTTTGAGAGTTTGACAAGGAGGGTATGGAGACCTCTGCTGTAGAAAGTTCTGGGTTGTGATGATGAAACACGTGAGTTCCATGAGGCAAAAAGCTGGATGGGAGTTCTATTACCTTCAGTGGAAATAGAGTGATTGTTATATCCAGCTTTGAATTCCTTCAAAGTGCGGTTGATTCGTGGTAGAAACACATAATGAAGGCAAAATAGGTCTGTTGCATTTTCTAAGTCTAGGATACCAAGTGATTCCAATTCATAAAATATAGGTGTATAAAAGCGGCTACAGTTATTGTTTAAGTCTCGGTTGAAACGCTCAATC
It encodes the following:
- the LOC120439717 gene encoding G2/M phase-specific E3 ubiquitin-protein ligase-like isoform X3 gives rise to the protein MSSDLAENIGRAVLSAIQRFSGSAPSTSQTPQHLESSNAPGPSRPAVSTGIPYRSVVNATTQHDLEKAVSCCDSWRYQVEGLPLTVTMANKDLFVKNAALYLAVLQRQSCFDQLTDGLSYYGNPSLRVLLDLSGEDKDLTASLIAGVLRPSYSVLGSNRRVREELMVVKFREFLQCVENKELRDALGERTLTKDEEAFVKALRPGHILAFATGSSKVPAIGFQPAPKITFIHDESKHLPIAHTCANELQLFVNETTMADDDAFHYYFLVALMNGALFSTI
- the LOC120439717 gene encoding G2/M phase-specific E3 ubiquitin-protein ligase-like isoform X1 — encoded protein: MSSDLAENIGRAVLSAIQRFSGSAPSTSQTPQHLESSNAPGPSRPAVSTGIPYRSVVNATTQHDLEKAVSCCDSWRYQVEGLPLTVTMANKDLFVKNAALYLAVLQRQSCFDQLTDGLSYYGILSLLRENPSLRVLLDLSGEDKDLTASLIAGVLRPSYSVLGSNRRVREELMVVKFREFLQCVENKELRDALGERTLTKDEEAFVKALRPGHILAFATGSSKVPAIGFQPAPKITFIHDESKHLPIAHTCANELQLFVNETTMADDDAFHYYFLVALMNGALFSTI
- the LOC120439717 gene encoding G2/M phase-specific E3 ubiquitin-protein ligase-like isoform X2, whose protein sequence is MLSTIIVQGGEAPAFLSPHVVDYIVSGDILQVHLTPDDIGDPELRENLKKVVNATTQHDLEKAVSCCDSWRYQVEGLPLTVTMANKDLFVKNAALYLAVLQRQSCFDQLTDGLSYYGILSLLRENPSLRVLLDLSGEDKDLTASLIAGVLRPSYSVLGSNRRVREELMVVKFREFLQCVENKELRDALGERTLTKDEEAFVKALRPGHILAFATGSSKVPAIGFQPAPKITFIHDESKHLPIAHTCANELQLFVNETTMADDDAFHYYFLVALMNGALFSTI